The following are from one region of the Methanospirillum hungatei genome:
- a CDS encoding SLC13 family permease, whose product MLPITIDQIIVFLILFLSLVLFIQGRFRYDIIALLALCSATIIGVVPWDHAFSGFANPAIITVAAVLIISRGLLNAGVVEMISGWLQKVGNRPTMQVSALTGLVITLSAFMNNVGALALLMPVGIKMARNSALPVSLLLLPLAFGSQIGGMITLIGTPPNLIISAFRAEHLGQGYGMFDFSPVGLGIALFSFVFIGLIGWRLIPRRTGSGSRDDFFHIKDYITEIYVPEDAKFAGKPLREIYKATNAKITIIQVIRGSHTRPVPFIYEKIKIGDILIVQAALDELKKFLNITGFQLEEKKITQDGFIQTGDSLLMEATISLESPTIGLNVKDIDLWSSFGVSLIAVARQGILVKERLKDIKFQAGDVLLLQGTEGLLKEAIKTLGFYPLAERGLKIGEPKRIAESIGIFALAIIIAALGLLPVQIIFTLAAVVMVLIQLVPIREIYESIDWPVIILLGAFIPVGQAMEDTGGAELIASTLLSFQTILSPVILLVIILIVTMLLSALINNAATAVLMAPISFSIATGLGVSPDPFLMAIVIGASSAFLTPVGHQSNALVMGPAGLKFGDYWKLGLPLEIVIVIVSIPVILYFWPM is encoded by the coding sequence ATGCTTCCAATAACAATTGATCAAATAATCGTCTTTTTGATCCTTTTTTTATCACTTGTTTTGTTTATTCAAGGCCGGTTCAGATATGATATTATTGCTCTCCTCGCATTATGTTCTGCAACAATCATCGGTGTTGTCCCTTGGGATCATGCATTTTCAGGATTTGCAAACCCTGCCATTATAACAGTGGCAGCTGTTTTGATAATCAGCAGAGGATTACTCAATGCCGGAGTTGTTGAGATGATCTCAGGATGGCTTCAAAAGGTAGGAAACCGTCCAACAATGCAAGTATCAGCCCTGACCGGACTTGTGATAACGCTTTCTGCATTTATGAATAATGTCGGAGCACTTGCCCTCCTCATGCCAGTTGGTATAAAAATGGCAAGAAACAGTGCCCTTCCGGTATCACTTCTTCTTCTTCCCCTTGCATTTGGCTCGCAAATTGGTGGAATGATAACCCTCATTGGAACACCACCAAATTTAATAATTTCAGCTTTTCGGGCAGAACATCTCGGTCAGGGATATGGTATGTTCGATTTTTCACCTGTTGGCCTTGGAATTGCTCTTTTCTCCTTTGTATTTATTGGTCTCATCGGATGGCGTCTCATACCCAGACGAACTGGTTCAGGATCCAGAGATGATTTTTTCCATATTAAAGATTATATCACTGAAATTTATGTTCCGGAAGATGCAAAATTTGCCGGAAAACCACTCAGAGAGATATACAAAGCAACGAATGCAAAGATCACTATCATTCAGGTAATCAGAGGGAGTCATACCCGTCCGGTACCATTTATATATGAAAAAATTAAGATCGGAGATATCCTGATTGTCCAAGCTGCACTTGATGAACTAAAAAAATTTTTGAATATAACCGGTTTTCAGCTGGAAGAGAAAAAAATCACTCAAGATGGATTCATTCAAACCGGTGACTCACTTCTTATGGAGGCAACAATCAGCCTTGAATCTCCGACGATTGGGCTGAATGTTAAAGATATCGACTTATGGTCAAGTTTTGGAGTATCTCTTATTGCAGTAGCACGACAAGGGATCCTGGTAAAGGAAAGACTCAAAGATATAAAATTTCAGGCTGGTGATGTTTTACTTCTCCAGGGAACAGAGGGGCTTTTAAAAGAGGCAATAAAAACATTAGGCTTTTATCCGCTCGCAGAACGAGGACTGAAGATTGGTGAACCAAAACGTATTGCAGAATCAATTGGGATCTTTGCTCTTGCTATCATCATTGCAGCACTTGGTCTATTGCCGGTTCAGATAATTTTCACCCTTGCTGCAGTAGTAATGGTTCTTATCCAGTTAGTCCCAATTCGGGAAATTTATGAAAGTATTGACTGGCCTGTAATCATTCTCCTCGGTGCATTTATTCCGGTTGGTCAGGCAATGGAAGATACCGGGGGAGCAGAATTGATTGCATCGACGTTATTATCGTTTCAAACTATACTCTCACCGGTAATCCTGCTTGTGATTATCCTCATCGTGACCATGTTGCTTTCAGCTCTTATTAATAATGCAGCAACTGCTGTGCTGATGGCTCCGATATCATTTAGCATTGCAACCGGTCTTGGGGTTTCTCCTGATCCTTTCCTAATGGCCATCGTGATAGGAGCATCCAGTGCTTTTCTGACACCAGTCGGTCATCAATCCAATGCCCTTGTAATGGGGCCTGCCGGTCTGAAATTTGGAGATTACTGGAAACTCGGACTTCCATTAGAGATAGTTATTGTTATTGTTTCGATACCGGTGATACTTTATTTCTGGCCGATGTAA
- a CDS encoding flavodoxin family protein, producing MVLQSNDQPISGLKITWKCTVCGFLFTGDKPPKGCPHCHSPSGEFIPVHEKPVTCPVEDFDVLLINGSSHRAGNTGVMSDIAEEVLRERNISYRRFNLNEYSIDHCWCCYAVRAQSCDYPCRNKDDDMHVFHEMLTKTKAVIIASPINWNSMSARLKTFLDRTTCMQNLYHLKKPGLTHGKVVGILVCGHEDGGITTAMNIFLNFQQLGYILAPFGIGYRTHGAEYSSNEDREFFNTDELFRAHTRGVVNNVIEMMNLNVEKEIRDRITPVSE from the coding sequence ATGGTTCTACAATCAAATGATCAACCAATTTCTGGATTAAAGATAACCTGGAAATGCACTGTTTGCGGTTTTTTGTTCACCGGAGACAAACCACCGAAAGGATGTCCTCATTGTCATAGTCCCTCCGGAGAGTTCATCCCGGTCCATGAAAAGCCGGTTACCTGTCCGGTAGAGGATTTTGACGTCCTTCTCATAAATGGAAGTTCTCACCGGGCCGGGAACACCGGGGTGATGAGTGATATCGCAGAGGAAGTCCTGAGAGAACGAAACATTTCATATCGAAGGTTTAATCTGAATGAATATTCTATCGATCATTGCTGGTGTTGTTATGCGGTCAGGGCTCAGTCATGTGATTATCCCTGTCGGAATAAAGACGACGACATGCATGTGTTTCATGAGATGCTGACGAAAACTAAAGCGGTGATTATCGCTTCACCTATCAACTGGAACAGCATGTCTGCCAGGCTTAAGACGTTCCTTGACCGGACAACTTGTATGCAGAACCTCTATCATCTGAAAAAACCAGGTCTGACACATGGGAAAGTAGTTGGGATTCTGGTCTGCGGTCATGAGGATGGAGGAATTACTACCGCTATGAATATTTTCCTGAATTTTCAACAGCTTGGGTATATTTTGGCTCCTTTTGGGATTGGATACCGGACCCATGGTGCAGAATACTCAAGTAATGAAGATAGAGAATTTTTCAATACTGATGAACTATTTCGGGCTCATACCCGGGGCGTTGTAAATAATGTCATCGAAATGATGAACCTGAATGTTGAAAAGGAGATACGGGACAGGATAACCCCCGTATCAGAATAA
- a CDS encoding response regulator — MTKNRILIVEDEFVTAASLSVVLNDFGFEVVGTADNGEEAIFSAKELYPDLILMDIVLNGEMTGITAASIIKEKYDIPIIFLTGQSDDATVNAALESEPFGYIVKPFEERNLKASIKMALYKHAMDEKLRSSERTNRILLNSVPDPMILLDNKKNIIAVNDPMIHLLDISTENFKEISISEPIFQVKLGISENEIEQFYTNTNPENNGYFSRRQVV, encoded by the coding sequence ATGACCAAGAATAGGATTTTAATTGTAGAAGATGAATTTGTCACCGCTGCCAGTCTCTCAGTAGTCTTGAATGATTTTGGGTTTGAAGTTGTAGGAACGGCAGACAACGGTGAAGAAGCAATATTTTCTGCAAAAGAGCTCTATCCTGATCTTATTCTTATGGATATTGTACTGAATGGCGAAATGACCGGTATTACTGCTGCTTCAATAATAAAAGAAAAATATGACATTCCAATAATATTTCTCACAGGTCAATCTGATGATGCTACGGTAAATGCAGCTCTCGAAAGTGAACCTTTTGGATACATTGTAAAACCATTTGAAGAGAGAAATTTAAAAGCAAGCATTAAAATGGCTTTGTATAAACATGCAATGGATGAAAAATTACGTTCAAGTGAACGAACAAACCGGATACTCCTAAATTCGGTTCCAGATCCTATGATTCTGCTAGATAATAAAAAAAATATTATTGCTGTGAATGATCCGATGATTCATCTTCTTGATATCAGTACAGAAAATTTTAAAGAAATCAGTATATCTGAACCAATATTTCAAGTAAAACTAGGGATTTCGGAAAATGAAATTGAACAATTTTATACAAATACAAATCCTGAAAATAATGGTTATTTCTCACGAAGACAGGTGGTATGA
- a CDS encoding PAS domain S-box protein codes for MNEENNPGLRDIINLILTISTRFVNVLPENIDEEITACIAEIGSFTNVDRSYVFFLSSDGTTMSCSFEWCAEGIQSLKDNFQNIPTSMYQRWIDILSRFEPIHISHPSDLTKGSDTEKEMLNKLGIQSILVVPLVIHKKLIGFLGFDNFLKQKFWDQQIITLLEIIAKDIASLTYRKDVYNAHIKSEKKVRNLIQNIPGMVYSASYNWSVNIITNSENICGYSEDNFKNHDIEWINLIYAEDINRVFEESQALLQEPVQSMVQEYRIVHKNGEIRWVRDHKTSIFSHNGSFIGVDGIVFDITDIKKAEEKIGANQKQLINVLENLPNPVIVGHDGVVSYANPSMMKMLQCDCNNFDQLLRSSILADYYDNIHSALNLQKHTESIEPYELEFENKSGDTETVLIHSNTIDFYNIPSYLFVLTDITQLKKTENLLEVTAFNLRERMKELNCLQLVSNILFRSGYDVKTALSQLLDVIPQAFQFPDITTVNIILRDQIFQNFNFTETSWRLSTPILSNSIEVGRIEIAYLEKRPELSIGPFMSEEQDLLNTIAQRIGKFDELITAHETLQKNEKRLAFTLEITRLGVWEVDWFTKNETRNARHAQIFGYDDLLSEWSLEIFLGHIISEEREYVQSSIQYAIEHHQKMQINCRILRKDNVIRWIAIIGEALYDESDKPIKFLGVVQDITEFKEVEEAIKASEEKFRLVVESAPDAIFIQINGKFSYLNPSACNLFGITSQEQLLGSSVIDRFHPDFRDIVKKRINNLNEDHISVELIEEVMLTFDNTPVDVEVSAVPFFYQNSHGALVFLRDITDRKKAISAMQESEQALSAMINSITEPAFLINTNGLVITANDTMAEWIGLSGKEEIIGKNGLDELKPEIKQFYQDKIAEIVETKKPIRFEDYHFKKSALTSMYPIPDDNGIITRIAVYLLDITQLKKTEEIKIQIENRLKSAMKTGKIAWWEMDMPEGRIRFDDRKATMLGYDPQIFEHYRDFTNLIHPDDLNLAMQSMNNHLKGITEEYAIDYRIRDVSGNYHWYRDVGKITQRYDDKKPKILTGVVMDITKNKLSEEVIRKSEAQYRLLADNISDVPWVLNIKTGTWNYMSPSVERLTGFTVEETLQKTINEVMTQSSYDYLAKALADRISLFFSNPHKKNYYIDEIEQIRKDGSRVWTEVTSKFITNKKGETLVVGVSRDISSRKEAEIALQESKQFFEDVINFLPDPTFVINTSGHILAWNHAMEGLSRIAAQEILGKGNYEYSQHLYGERIPILIDYVLHPDLVDDITEKYSNFREEGSTIIAENKITSPDGQVQFYMIAVSPLFDTRENIIGAIESIRDITELKRTEKDLAELNKNLEKIVLDRTKSLEEEIELRKKAEEDIAISLKEKEMLLKEIHHRVKNNMQVISSLLLLQSQTIQDEYIKGLFKESMVRIKSIALVHEQLYRSDNLSRIDYSDYLRKMFHPLFDAYRTDMQQVKMVIDANPVQITIEKAVPCSLIVNELISNSLKHAFPGDTKGEIHIRFSFDAHTNVYTLDYADNGIGFPEGFNPEKTGSLGMSLIKGLTKQLEGKLEFVLGNGIHYLITFPSKEKI; via the coding sequence ATGAATGAAGAAAACAATCCTGGATTAAGAGATATTATCAACCTGATCCTTACAATATCTACCCGATTTGTAAATGTTCTGCCTGAAAACATTGATGAAGAAATAACAGCCTGTATTGCAGAAATTGGTTCATTTACAAACGTTGACCGTTCTTACGTGTTTTTTTTATCATCTGATGGAACGACCATGAGTTGTTCATTTGAATGGTGTGCTGAAGGTATTCAATCTCTCAAAGATAATTTTCAAAATATTCCTACCAGTATGTATCAAAGATGGATTGATATTTTATCCAGATTTGAACCAATTCATATCTCTCATCCATCAGATCTCACAAAAGGTTCTGATACAGAAAAAGAGATGCTAAATAAACTCGGTATTCAGTCAATTCTTGTTGTACCTCTTGTTATTCACAAAAAACTGATAGGTTTTTTAGGATTTGACAATTTTTTAAAACAAAAATTCTGGGACCAACAGATTATTACTTTACTTGAGATAATTGCAAAGGATATTGCCAGCCTTACCTACCGGAAAGATGTTTATAACGCCCATATTAAAAGTGAAAAAAAGGTACGAAACCTCATTCAGAATATCCCCGGGATGGTGTATAGTGCCAGTTATAACTGGTCTGTTAATATTATTACCAACAGTGAGAACATTTGTGGATACTCAGAAGACAATTTCAAGAACCATGATATAGAATGGATAAACCTCATTTATGCAGAGGATATTAATAGAGTATTTGAGGAATCACAAGCACTCCTTCAAGAACCAGTACAATCTATGGTACAGGAATATCGAATAGTCCATAAAAATGGAGAAATTCGCTGGGTGAGGGATCACAAAACATCAATATTCTCTCATAATGGTTCATTTATTGGAGTAGACGGAATTGTGTTTGATATTACGGATATAAAAAAGGCCGAGGAAAAAATTGGTGCCAACCAAAAACAACTAATCAATGTTTTGGAGAATCTTCCAAATCCGGTTATTGTGGGTCATGATGGAGTTGTTAGTTATGCAAATCCATCAATGATGAAAATGCTTCAATGTGACTGTAATAATTTTGATCAATTATTGCGAAGTTCAATACTTGCAGACTATTATGATAACATCCATTCAGCTCTTAATCTGCAAAAACATACCGAATCGATTGAACCCTATGAATTAGAGTTTGAGAATAAATCAGGAGACACAGAAACAGTTCTGATTCATAGTAATACAATTGATTTTTATAATATTCCTTCTTATTTGTTCGTCCTTACAGACATCACCCAACTTAAAAAGACAGAAAATTTGCTGGAAGTTACCGCTTTTAATCTTCGTGAACGAATGAAGGAACTGAATTGCCTTCAATTAGTATCAAATATTTTATTCAGATCAGGTTATGATGTTAAAACAGCATTATCACAATTATTAGATGTAATTCCACAGGCATTTCAATTCCCAGATATTACAACCGTGAATATTATACTCCGGGATCAGATATTCCAAAATTTCAACTTCACAGAAACATCCTGGAGGTTATCAACACCTATTCTATCAAATAGCATCGAAGTTGGTAGAATAGAAATAGCCTATCTAGAAAAGAGACCAGAATTGTCCATTGGACCATTCATGTCAGAAGAACAGGACCTACTAAACACCATTGCTCAGCGAATAGGAAAATTCGATGAATTAATTACTGCTCATGAAACACTCCAGAAAAATGAGAAGAGGCTTGCTTTTACTCTCGAAATAACTCGTCTCGGAGTTTGGGAAGTAGACTGGTTTACGAAAAATGAGACCCGAAATGCACGCCATGCACAGATCTTTGGTTACGATGATCTATTATCAGAATGGTCATTAGAGATATTTTTAGGTCACATAATTTCTGAAGAGAGGGAATATGTTCAGAGTTCTATACAATATGCAATCGAACATCATCAAAAAATGCAGATAAACTGTCGTATTCTACGAAAAGATAATGTTATCAGGTGGATTGCAATCATTGGAGAAGCATTATACGATGAATCTGATAAACCTATTAAATTTCTTGGAGTAGTTCAAGATATTACCGAATTCAAAGAAGTTGAAGAGGCTATTAAAGCAAGTGAGGAAAAATTCCGTCTCGTGGTAGAAAGTGCTCCTGATGCAATTTTTATCCAGATAAATGGAAAATTTTCCTACCTGAATCCATCAGCATGCAATCTATTTGGAATAACATCCCAGGAACAACTCCTTGGATCCTCAGTTATTGACAGATTTCATCCAGATTTTCGCGATATCGTGAAAAAAAGAATCAATAATCTCAACGAGGATCATATTTCTGTGGAATTGATTGAAGAAGTAATGCTTACTTTTGATAATACTCCAGTGGATGTTGAGGTATCAGCAGTCCCCTTCTTCTATCAGAATTCTCATGGAGCCTTGGTATTCCTTCGAGATATTACTGACCGTAAAAAAGCGATTTCTGCGATGCAGGAGAGTGAACAGGCATTATCAGCAATGATAAACAGTATCACCGAACCAGCTTTCCTAATTAATACTAACGGTCTTGTCATTACTGCTAATGATACAATGGCAGAATGGATAGGACTTTCTGGAAAAGAGGAGATCATCGGAAAAAATGGGTTAGATGAACTTAAACCTGAGATTAAACAATTCTATCAGGATAAAATTGCAGAGATTGTTGAAACAAAAAAACCCATCCGGTTTGAAGATTATCACTTTAAAAAATCAGCACTTACCTCAATGTATCCTATTCCAGATGATAATGGGATAATTACCAGAATCGCAGTATATTTACTGGATATTACGCAACTTAAAAAAACTGAAGAGATAAAAATACAAATCGAGAACAGGCTGAAATCCGCCATGAAAACTGGCAAAATTGCATGGTGGGAGATGGATATGCCGGAAGGACGTATCAGATTTGATGATCGAAAAGCAACAATGTTAGGATATGATCCTCAAATTTTTGAACATTATCGGGATTTCACCAATCTTATTCACCCAGATGACTTGAATCTCGCAATGCAATCTATGAATAACCACCTGAAAGGTATAACAGAAGAGTATGCTATAGACTACCGGATAAGAGATGTATCAGGTAATTATCATTGGTATCGAGACGTAGGTAAAATTACCCAGAGATATGATGACAAAAAACCAAAAATTCTTACCGGTGTTGTGATGGATATCACAAAAAACAAGCTTTCTGAAGAAGTAATTCGAAAGAGTGAGGCACAATACCGACTATTAGCAGATAATATCTCTGATGTACCGTGGGTTCTTAATATTAAGACAGGAACATGGAATTACATGAGCCCGTCAGTTGAACGATTAACCGGTTTTACAGTTGAGGAAACACTACAAAAAACAATTAATGAGGTCATGACTCAATCATCATATGATTATTTAGCAAAGGCACTTGCGGATCGAATATCACTTTTTTTCTCTAACCCTCATAAAAAAAATTATTATATTGATGAAATAGAGCAAATTCGAAAAGATGGTTCGAGGGTCTGGACAGAAGTAACCTCAAAATTTATCACGAATAAAAAGGGAGAAACATTAGTAGTTGGTGTCTCACGTGATATTTCTTCCAGAAAAGAGGCTGAAATTGCTCTTCAGGAATCAAAGCAATTCTTTGAGGATGTTATTAATTTTTTACCGGATCCTACTTTTGTTATTAATACCTCCGGACATATTTTAGCATGGAACCATGCTATGGAAGGTTTGAGTAGAATTGCTGCCCAAGAAATTCTCGGGAAAGGAAACTACGAGTATAGCCAACATTTGTATGGAGAACGAATACCTATTTTGATTGATTATGTTCTTCATCCAGACCTTGTTGATGATATAACAGAGAAATATTCAAATTTCCGGGAAGAGGGATCAACAATCATTGCTGAAAACAAGATAACATCACCTGATGGTCAGGTTCAATTTTATATGATAGCAGTATCACCATTATTTGACACTCGAGAAAATATTATCGGAGCCATTGAATCTATTCGTGATATTACAGAATTAAAAAGAACAGAAAAAGATCTTGCAGAATTAAATAAAAATCTAGAAAAAATTGTATTAGATCGGACAAAATCACTCGAAGAAGAAATAGAACTCAGAAAAAAGGCAGAAGAAGATATTGCAATTTCTCTTAAAGAGAAAGAGATGCTCCTTAAAGAAATTCATCACCGGGTTAAGAATAATATGCAGGTGATATCCAGTCTTCTTCTCCTACAATCGCAAACTATTCAGGATGAATATATTAAAGGGCTTTTTAAAGAAAGTATGGTCAGAATCAAATCAATAGCTCTTGTTCATGAACAACTATATCGTTCTGATAATTTAAGCAGGATTGATTATTCTGATTACCTTCGGAAGATGTTTCATCCGCTTTTTGATGCATATCGGACTGATATGCAGCAGGTGAAAATGGTGATTGATGCAAATCCGGTTCAGATTACAATTGAAAAAGCAGTTCCTTGCAGTCTGATTGTTAATGAATTAATTTCAAACTCTCTTAAACATGCATTTCCAGGAGATACAAAGGGTGAAATCCATATCAGGTTCTCATTTGATGCGCATACAAACGTCTATACTCTTGATTATGCAGATAATGGCATAGGATTTCCTGAAGGATTTAACCCTGAAAAAACTGGGTCATTAGGGATGAGTCTCATTAAAGGATTAACAAAGCAGCTGGAAGGCAAATTGGAATTCGTTTTAGGAAACGGAATTCATTACCTGATTACCTTTCCGTCTAAAGAAAAAATATAA
- a CDS encoding class I SAM-dependent methyltransferase, protein MDNNPIFKIFESLPRLGGGDDEHTKKAFLLIADPPEQGGEILDVGCGKGMQTIALARLCPSCRIIASDIHQPYLDVVNEKIISEGFTGRIKTVCASMDDLPFEKEAFDIIWAEGCSSIIGIEKAIRYWKSLLKRGGYIMISDIFWFTKTPSDEPRDFFDEYHPSMMFEDEGFEIVRNAGLEMVGSFRLPSHVWEESYYGKMREKFGELEEEYAKDEPALMVIHGLKRQMKIFEKYSDEFGNTYIVMRKPLS, encoded by the coding sequence ATGGACAATAATCCTATTTTTAAGATTTTTGAATCATTACCCCGGCTTGGAGGGGGGGATGATGAACACACAAAAAAGGCCTTTTTACTAATTGCTGATCCACCTGAACAAGGAGGTGAGATTCTTGATGTTGGTTGCGGGAAAGGAATGCAGACGATCGCCCTTGCCCGTCTTTGTCCGTCCTGCAGGATAATTGCTTCAGATATTCATCAGCCCTATCTCGATGTGGTGAATGAAAAAATTATTTCTGAAGGTTTTACCGGGAGAATCAAAACAGTCTGTGCATCTATGGATGATCTCCCCTTTGAAAAGGAGGCTTTTGATATCATTTGGGCTGAAGGATGTTCATCTATCATAGGTATCGAAAAAGCCATCAGGTACTGGAAATCACTTCTGAAACGGGGAGGATACATAATGATCTCCGATATTTTTTGGTTTACGAAAACTCCCTCTGATGAGCCACGGGATTTTTTCGACGAATACCATCCCTCTATGATGTTTGAAGATGAAGGATTTGAGATTGTTCGGAATGCCGGTCTTGAAATGGTTGGATCCTTTAGGCTCCCTTCTCATGTATGGGAGGAAAGTTACTATGGAAAAATGAGAGAAAAGTTTGGAGAACTGGAAGAGGAATATGCAAAAGATGAGCCTGCTCTGATGGTAATTCATGGGCTCAAAAGGCAGATGAAGATTTTTGAGAAATATTCTGACGAGTTTGGGAATACATATATTGTAATGAGAAAACCATTATCATGA
- a CDS encoding flavin reductase family protein: MNKEQIGNNFFIPMPVVLVGTQVSGNANFMTVGWVARANANPPMIVCGIGNHHYTPKGIEENGTFSVNIPSTDLIVKTDYCGIVSGSKTDKSKVFDIFYGNLKTAPLIKECPVSIECKLVQIIPLPTNSLYLGEIVGVWVDGEIMADGKPDINSIDPIFLSMPDNRYWNLGEHIGDAWLDGKDLQLNE; this comes from the coding sequence ATGAATAAAGAGCAAATTGGTAACAATTTTTTTATTCCGATGCCTGTCGTACTCGTCGGAACACAGGTATCTGGAAATGCAAATTTTATGACTGTTGGCTGGGTGGCCAGAGCAAATGCTAATCCACCTATGATCGTTTGTGGTATTGGAAATCACCATTACACTCCGAAAGGAATAGAGGAGAATGGAACTTTTTCAGTAAATATCCCCTCAACTGATCTCATTGTTAAAACGGATTATTGTGGTATCGTTTCTGGATCGAAAACTGATAAATCAAAGGTATTTGACATTTTCTATGGGAATTTAAAAACCGCTCCACTCATCAAAGAATGTCCGGTTTCTATCGAATGTAAACTTGTTCAAATCATTCCACTCCCTACAAATAGTTTGTATCTTGGGGAGATAGTGGGAGTGTGGGTAGATGGTGAAATTATGGCAGATGGCAAACCAGATATCAATAGTATTGACCCGATATTTTTGAGTATGCCAGATAACCGGTACTGGAACCTTGGAGAACATATCGGAGATGCCTGGTTAGATGGAAAAGATCTTCAATTGAACGAATAA
- a CDS encoding ADP-ribosyltransferase: protein MNTNLKDIELKERTDFIPEDIQLIKDWIREESDINDVLCQPESELFNADRERLIKNIAKANQLQRVILSETLNTEYIVFRGTNNIEQVRIQPYIFPGDYSDKTAYYSECAFLPFSYDLEVAIKFSKPSLQGHLIILTSFIPKGCHALYIGDYPVNDSDNESLREREILLPKDLKYKIVELVPYQVTPTIRIVFYFILFKPMIFWGNDITSQAKIIEYSTKIKKEIEDKLPNIKMEAYNGKKCTPL from the coding sequence ATGAATACAAATCTAAAAGATATTGAATTAAAAGAGAGAACGGATTTTATTCCCGAAGATATTCAGCTAATTAAAGATTGGATAAGAGAAGAATCAGATATCAATGATGTGCTTTGTCAACCTGAATCAGAGTTATTTAATGCCGATAGGGAACGCCTTATAAAAAATATTGCCAAAGCGAATCAACTTCAGAGAGTAATATTAAGTGAAACGCTAAACACGGAATACATCGTTTTTCGAGGAACTAATAATATTGAACAGGTGCGAATTCAACCTTACATATTTCCTGGTGATTATTCAGATAAAACGGCATATTATTCAGAATGTGCATTTTTGCCATTTTCTTATGATTTAGAAGTTGCAATAAAATTTTCGAAACCATCTCTTCAAGGTCATTTAATAATACTAACTTCATTTATTCCCAAAGGATGTCATGCATTGTATATAGGGGATTATCCAGTAAATGATTCTGATAATGAATCCCTCCGTGAAAGAGAAATATTACTTCCAAAAGACCTAAAATATAAAATAGTAGAGCTTGTTCCATATCAGGTTACACCTACAATAAGAATTGTTTTTTATTTTATTCTTTTTAAACCAATGATTTTTTGGGGGAATGATATTACGTCTCAAGCAAAAATTATTGAATATTCTACTAAAATTAAAAAAGAAATCGAAGATAAACTCCCTAATATAAAGATGGAGGCGTATAATGGTAAGAAATGTACTCCACTATAA